In the Leptolyngbya sp. SIO1E4 genome, one interval contains:
- a CDS encoding DUF1565 domain-containing protein, with the protein MASRISLSVAMILSGSLGWVSQLAPAWAAPAEQIAEAGIAQTPSNLGYAILHVNAISGNDIQGDGSQMQPLKTITHALRIARPNTLILLAAGVYSADSGETFPLQLRPGVTVQGAAGPSAADVVIQGSAGHVSPTRGLQNIAILGADNAGLANVTVTNPSARGTGLWIESTSPIVLESSFSYNGSTGIYIAGDGSPVIRNNYFTENGQAGLMIAGPSSAQVQGNTFENTGVGISVAPEATPQIRENRITRNRDGLVLHADARPVLENNQITQNRRNSILDYAPWSETLATSPVPQAAQPPPPSIPTSATAASPSTPEPVAENGVPVDNQQATAVPEPPPAPNSVAAATAQPPEPSSAPPTAVPDLPLTPDSAPDSANSTVPAPPELPPTPGSANIAAASPPAESPAVLDEAAGAGEVSPALVETATLNSAPLPALTTLGNGISATLEETVPVLATVEVAVVPAVPATTAFSNLELAPLLQVPEWASAAISDEPTAETPGDAIAASNLEEFDETSDPAVSLTAPLPSPDNDFQPPSAGLNETPEAIEIPITPPPVDTVATPAEVPGSLPDPSSPFPTATAQGSDELPNELPQENNDLPELPPLAADGSSADAARIIVPGSDIPTGSGGDLPQLFTTGAGTALPSDGPPPPPSLASTLGLAYRVFVAAEDEATQNRVRQLVPDAFQVRVNNQVFMQVGAYPTAEEAQDLVERLSRQGFTATVEHMP; encoded by the coding sequence ATGGCTAGTCGCATTTCCCTTTCAGTCGCAATGATATTAAGTGGGAGCCTAGGCTGGGTTAGCCAGTTAGCCCCCGCCTGGGCAGCTCCAGCTGAACAGATAGCTGAGGCTGGTATTGCCCAAACTCCTAGCAACCTTGGCTATGCGATTCTCCATGTCAACGCCATCTCCGGGAATGATATTCAGGGCGACGGCAGTCAGATGCAGCCCCTCAAAACAATTACCCATGCCCTCCGCATCGCTCGGCCCAACACCCTCATTTTGCTGGCAGCTGGTGTCTACAGCGCAGATAGTGGTGAAACGTTTCCCCTGCAGTTGCGGCCAGGGGTGACGGTGCAAGGAGCGGCTGGCCCTAGTGCTGCTGATGTTGTGATTCAAGGCAGTGCTGGTCATGTTAGCCCGACTCGGGGGCTACAAAACATTGCGATCCTCGGTGCAGATAATGCTGGTTTGGCTAATGTCACGGTTACCAACCCCAGCGCTCGTGGCACCGGGCTATGGATCGAATCCACCAGCCCTATTGTTCTAGAAAGTTCCTTTTCTTATAACGGTTCCACTGGCATCTATATTGCCGGTGACGGTTCTCCAGTTATTCGCAACAACTATTTCACAGAAAATGGCCAGGCCGGGTTGATGATTGCAGGGCCTTCCTCTGCCCAGGTACAGGGCAATACCTTTGAGAATACAGGCGTTGGAATTTCTGTGGCCCCGGAGGCAACCCCTCAGATTAGGGAAAACCGCATTACCCGCAATCGAGATGGTTTGGTACTCCATGCGGATGCCCGTCCAGTTTTGGAAAATAACCAAATTACCCAAAATCGACGCAACAGTATCCTAGACTATGCCCCCTGGTCAGAAACCCTAGCAACTTCACCGGTTCCTCAGGCAGCTCAACCCCCCCCGCCAAGCATCCCGACCTCAGCAACGGCTGCCTCCCCATCTACGCCTGAGCCGGTAGCCGAAAATGGGGTGCCAGTGGACAACCAGCAAGCGACGGCTGTCCCAGAGCCGCCGCCTGCACCAAACTCCGTAGCAGCAGCAACAGCACAGCCCCCTGAACCGTCATCTGCTCCCCCCACTGCAGTTCCAGATCTGCCCTTAACACCAGATTCGGCACCAGACTCTGCCAACAGTACGGTTCCTGCCCCGCCGGAACTGCCTCCAACACCGGGCTCTGCCAACATTGCTGCCGCTTCCCCACCTGCGGAGAGCCCTGCTGTGCTTGACGAGGCTGCAGGGGCTGGGGAGGTGTCTCCGGCCTTGGTTGAGACTGCTACCCTCAACAGCGCACCACTCCCTGCTCTGACTACCTTGGGTAATGGAATTTCTGCAACGCTAGAAGAAACTGTTCCCGTGCTAGCAACGGTAGAAGTTGCGGTTGTGCCTGCAGTGCCAGCTACAACAGCTTTCTCAAATTTGGAGTTAGCCCCCCTTCTACAGGTACCTGAATGGGCGTCTGCGGCGATTTCCGATGAGCCAACAGCAGAAACCCCAGGAGATGCGATCGCAGCCTCCAATCTTGAAGAATTCGATGAAACATCAGACCCCGCCGTTTCTTTGACGGCACCATTGCCGTCACCAGATAACGATTTCCAGCCGCCATCTGCTGGGTTAAACGAGACCCCTGAGGCGATTGAGATTCCTATCACCCCACCTCCAGTGGACACCGTCGCAACCCCTGCAGAGGTACCCGGAAGTCTACCCGACCCCTCCTCACCCTTCCCGACAGCAACTGCTCAGGGATCTGACGAGCTGCCCAACGAGCTGCCTCAGGAAAATAATGACCTGCCTGAACTACCGCCTTTAGCTGCCGACGGCTCCTCAGCCGATGCTGCTCGCATCATTGTGCCTGGCTCTGATATCCCAACAGGGTCTGGTGGAGATTTACCACAACTCTTTACGACCGGCGCTGGAACTGCTTTGCCATCCGATGGCCCGCCGCCGCCACCATCCTTAGCCTCTACTTTAGGACTTGCGTATCGAGTCTTTGTCGCAGCCGAGGATGAAGCCACGCAAAATCGAGTCCGGCAGTTAGTTCCGGATGCCTTTCAAGTCAGAGTTAATAATCAGGTGTTTATGCAGGTAGGGGCTTATCCTACCGCTGAAGAAGCCCAAGACCTGGTTGAGCGCTTGAGTCGGCAGGGTTTTACAGCCACAGTTGAGCACATGCCATAA
- a CDS encoding HEAT repeat domain-containing protein, producing the protein MTSLDLDHIANQLESEDSKDRMLALAMLRDVAPAEAAPLVRKVIDDPNLQVRSMAVFAMGLKADDETLEILIRLLETDPDYGIRADAAGALGYLEDPRAFDSLVRAFYEDTDWLVRFSTAVSLGNLKDPRAHDVLIEALKSDEVVIQQAAIAAIGEVGDIDAVPDILNFAQAEDWLVRQRLAEALGHLPTPKSESALRFLAKDAHYQVAEAARISLQRLEARQS; encoded by the coding sequence ATGACCTCACTAGACCTTGATCACATCGCCAATCAGCTAGAAAGTGAAGATTCTAAAGACCGCATGCTGGCACTCGCCATGCTCCGTGACGTGGCGCCAGCAGAAGCTGCGCCCCTGGTTCGAAAGGTGATTGACGATCCCAATCTTCAGGTGAGGTCCATGGCGGTATTTGCTATGGGGTTAAAAGCCGACGATGAAACCCTGGAAATTCTTATCAGATTGCTGGAGACAGACCCAGACTATGGGATTCGTGCAGATGCTGCCGGGGCTTTGGGCTATTTAGAAGATCCTCGGGCCTTTGACTCGTTAGTGCGAGCCTTTTATGAAGATACTGATTGGCTAGTGCGCTTCAGCACCGCAGTCTCTCTGGGAAACCTCAAAGATCCCCGCGCCCATGATGTGCTGATAGAAGCTCTCAAGAGTGACGAGGTGGTGATTCAACAGGCCGCGATCGCGGCGATCGGTGAAGTTGGCGATATTGATGCGGTGCCAGACATCCTGAACTTTGCCCAGGCCGAAGATTGGTTAGTCCGGCAACGGCTGGCTGAAGCCCTGGGTCATTTGCCTACTCCCAAAAGTGAGTCAGCACTGCGATTTTTAGCCAAAGACGCCCACTATCAAGTCGCAGAAGCCGCACGAATTTCTCTACAGCGTCTTGAGGCGCGTCAGTCATAA
- a CDS encoding tetratricopeptide repeat protein, with protein MQILHLDLQAQGETSFELRYFFDNPNNYTERILPRQEIADLIQKAEGDYYVPASLQDLVGTGRRLYTWLDGTDHWLEQAIGQTNGQAIVLAISTTAAMAHLPWEVLHDGTSFLVQRLPATVPVRWVSVRSQPLQVANAARNRALQVMFMATSPRAIDPVLNYEQEEARILTATARQQLSLVVEESGSLEELGFVMASYGQNQFDGLHLTGHATFHDGQPRFITETETGDPYYASADDIAQTLQACLPPLVFLSGCRTGQAAQTGAVPSMAEALLQKGATAVLGWGQKVLDTDATEAAATLYGALGLGQSLIEALAKTYQTLLKENARDWHLLRLYVAHTLPSTLVTAPRTRGRRQAPRLSASSEFLDPDTQLVKVVGREGFVGRRRQIQACLRSLMQDFESVGVLIHGMGGLGKSALAARLCDRLTNFQRVVWVGHLDEPKLVRKLSEKLTDQALREALQNPNEALKFRLRSVLQTLTDQGLLPLLLVLDDFEANLEARAGGYGPTETAAALLNALFWAIRETCGVHRVMITSRYDFAFSQGDRLYRQPLNALRGADLQKKCDRLDGFEPPQLSRDATTAEQTIAQKMLAQQQQAKHLADGNPRLLEWLDKMLGESRRQQAADNRPGAKQNVDVDTTLARLEANPVELREQVLAATLLAQMNEALQEMLRRGLLYELPVPPAALQPLWEGIADWEAQLTRAVALGLLEVNPLGALRVPRILPLVVPNEADGLYTIAAQSLYQLWWTAATEVNEEQQLELVRLGLLAQDSEMTAEIGDRVATRWVNRSRYVEALALCRSILARFEDYRILGTVARAEQVVGLTTEAINHYQLALDRCPAEDHYSKAATLNNMAGVIAAQGNIEEAMGLWQQSLELKERINDVQGKAATLGNMAGVIAAQGNIEEAMGLWQQSLELLERINDVQGKAATLGNMAGVIAAQGNIEEAMGLWQQSLELKERINDVQGKAATLGNMARVIAAQGNIEEAMGLWQQSLELKERINDVQGKAATLNNMAGVIAAQGNIEEAMGLWQQSLELLERINDVQGKAATLNNMAGVIAAQGNIEEAMGLWQQSLELKERINDVQGKAATLGNMARVIAAQGNIEEAMGLWQQSLELLERINDVQGKAVTLANMAYVSGETGNKAHQLELNLQAAQALGQVRAFQDLFTVLTNLGLSAEANPDVYFAQALWLGLRIQTSLISMLNLIGNFFNQVPQGDVMEVSLAATWMLVCHTRGQDHPQVEAFQQAGMQMLLTAATAQGINVETPESFAAWVTAQQLNTASIVSPRLNQQLEAMVGDQWLFDRSVFG; from the coding sequence GTGCAAATTCTTCACCTAGACTTACAAGCTCAGGGTGAAACCAGCTTTGAACTGCGTTACTTCTTTGATAATCCTAACAATTACACGGAGCGTATTCTGCCCCGACAGGAAATTGCAGACTTAATTCAAAAAGCTGAAGGAGACTACTATGTGCCCGCTAGCCTGCAAGACCTGGTCGGGACAGGTCGTAGGCTCTACACCTGGTTAGATGGGACAGATCACTGGCTAGAACAGGCCATTGGCCAGACCAACGGGCAAGCAATCGTGCTCGCGATTTCGACCACTGCAGCCATGGCCCACTTGCCTTGGGAAGTACTTCATGACGGCACCAGCTTTTTAGTTCAGCGACTCCCAGCAACGGTGCCGGTGCGATGGGTATCGGTACGCTCCCAACCACTGCAGGTTGCCAATGCTGCTCGAAATCGAGCACTGCAGGTGATGTTTATGGCGACATCCCCTCGAGCTATAGACCCTGTGCTGAATTACGAACAGGAAGAAGCGCGCATTTTAACGGCCACCGCTCGACAGCAACTATCGCTAGTTGTGGAAGAAAGTGGCTCTCTTGAGGAACTGGGATTTGTGATGGCCAGCTATGGCCAAAATCAGTTCGATGGATTGCACCTCACCGGCCACGCGACCTTTCACGACGGACAACCAAGATTTATCACCGAAACCGAAACCGGTGACCCCTACTATGCCAGTGCCGATGACATTGCCCAAACCCTGCAAGCCTGTTTACCACCACTGGTGTTTCTCTCTGGTTGTCGCACGGGGCAAGCAGCCCAGACGGGGGCTGTGCCCTCTATGGCAGAGGCGTTATTACAGAAGGGTGCAACCGCTGTCTTAGGGTGGGGGCAAAAGGTGTTAGACACCGATGCCACCGAGGCAGCAGCAACCCTGTATGGGGCTTTAGGGTTGGGGCAGTCTTTGATTGAGGCGCTGGCCAAAACCTATCAGACCTTACTCAAAGAAAATGCGCGCGACTGGCACCTGCTGCGGCTATATGTGGCCCACACTTTGCCCAGTACCCTGGTTACAGCCCCGCGTACGCGGGGTCGTCGCCAGGCCCCTCGTTTGTCAGCAAGCTCAGAATTTCTGGATCCAGATACTCAACTTGTCAAGGTGGTGGGGCGTGAGGGCTTTGTGGGTCGGCGTCGCCAAATACAAGCCTGTTTACGATCGCTCATGCAAGATTTTGAGTCAGTCGGAGTGCTGATTCATGGCATGGGGGGGTTGGGGAAGAGTGCGCTAGCAGCCCGACTGTGCGATCGCCTCACGAATTTTCAGCGGGTTGTTTGGGTGGGCCACCTGGATGAGCCCAAGCTCGTGCGCAAACTGTCGGAAAAACTGACCGATCAGGCCCTGCGGGAAGCCCTGCAAAACCCAAATGAAGCCCTCAAATTTCGGCTGCGGAGCGTGCTTCAGACCCTGACAGACCAAGGGCTGCTACCGCTGCTGCTAGTGCTGGATGACTTTGAAGCAAACCTGGAGGCCCGAGCCGGGGGCTATGGGCCAACCGAGACAGCCGCTGCCCTGCTAAACGCACTGTTTTGGGCCATACGAGAAACCTGTGGCGTGCATCGGGTAATGATTACCAGCCGCTATGACTTTGCCTTCTCTCAAGGTGATCGCCTTTATCGACAGCCGCTGAATGCACTGCGAGGGGCAGATCTGCAAAAAAAGTGCGATCGCCTCGACGGGTTTGAGCCGCCCCAGCTGAGCCGAGACGCCACCACAGCGGAGCAAACTATCGCCCAAAAAATGCTGGCCCAGCAGCAGCAGGCAAAGCACCTGGCAGACGGTAACCCGAGGCTGCTGGAATGGTTAGATAAAATGCTGGGAGAAAGCCGTAGGCAGCAGGCAGCAGACAACAGACCAGGTGCTAAACAGAACGTTGATGTAGACACAACTTTAGCGCGGCTAGAGGCTAACCCCGTAGAGCTGCGGGAACAGGTGCTGGCGGCGACGCTGCTGGCACAGATGAACGAGGCACTACAGGAGATGTTACGGCGGGGGCTACTGTATGAGCTACCGGTGCCGCCAGCCGCCTTGCAGCCGCTTTGGGAGGGGATTGCAGACTGGGAAGCCCAGCTGACGCGAGCCGTAGCTTTGGGGCTGCTGGAAGTGAACCCACTCGGAGCCCTGCGAGTGCCGCGAATTTTGCCTCTGGTAGTGCCCAACGAGGCGGATGGATTGTACACAATAGCTGCCCAGAGCCTCTATCAGCTCTGGTGGACAGCCGCCACCGAGGTGAACGAGGAGCAGCAGCTAGAACTGGTGCGGCTAGGACTACTGGCCCAAGACTCAGAAATGACCGCTGAAATTGGGGATCGCGTAGCCACTCGCTGGGTAAATCGGTCTCGTTATGTAGAAGCGCTAGCTCTATGTCGATCAATCTTGGCAAGGTTTGAGGATTACCGGATTTTAGGTACGGTGGCTCGGGCTGAGCAGGTTGTGGGGCTTACAACAGAGGCAATTAACCACTATCAACTAGCCCTCGACCGCTGCCCCGCAGAAGACCACTATAGCAAAGCCGCCACCCTCAATAACATGGCAGGTGTGATCGCCGCCCAAGGCAACATTGAAGAGGCGATGGGCCTGTGGCAGCAATCCCTCGAACTCAAAGAGCGCATCAACGATGTGCAGGGCAAAGCCGCCACCCTCGGCAACATGGCAGGTGTGATCGCCGCCCAAGGCAACATTGAAGAGGCGATGGGCCTGTGGCAGCAATCCCTCGAACTCTTAGAGCGCATCAACGATGTGCAGGGCAAAGCCGCCACCCTCGGCAACATGGCAGGTGTGATCGCCGCCCAAGGCAACATTGAAGAGGCGATGGGCCTGTGGCAGCAATCCCTCGAACTCAAAGAGCGCATCAACGATGTGCAGGGCAAAGCCGCCACCCTCGGCAACATGGCACGTGTGATCGCCGCCCAAGGCAACATTGAAGAGGCGATGGGCCTGTGGCAGCAATCCCTCGAACTCAAAGAGCGCATCAACGATGTGCAGGGCAAAGCCGCCACCCTCAATAACATGGCAGGTGTGATCGCCGCCCAAGGCAACATTGAAGAGGCGATGGGCCTGTGGCAGCAATCCCTCGAACTCTTAGAGCGCATCAACGATGTGCAGGGCAAAGCCGCCACCCTCAATAACATGGCAGGTGTGATCGCCGCCCAAGGCAACATTGAAGAGGCGATGGGCCTGTGGCAGCAATCCCTCGAACTCAAAGAGCGCATCAACGATGTGCAGGGCAAAGCCGCCACCCTCGGCAACATGGCACGTGTGATCGCCGCCCAAGGCAACATTGAAGAGGCGATGGGCCTGTGGCAGCAATCCCTCGAACTCTTAGAGCGCATCAACGATGTGCAGGGCAAAGCCGTTACACTGGCCAATATGGCATATGTGTCTGGGGAGACAGGCAATAAGGCTCATCAGCTTGAACTCAACCTGCAGGCAGCTCAAGCTCTAGGGCAGGTGAGAGCGTTCCAAGATTTGTTCACAGTGCTGACAAATTTAGGACTTTCAGCGGAGGCAAATCCTGACGTTTACTTTGCCCAGGCGCTCTGGCTTGGGCTCAGGATTCAAACCTCGCTGATTAGTATGCTGAATCTCATTGGCAACTTCTTTAACCAGGTACCCCAAGGTGATGTTATGGAGGTATCACTGGCAGCAACCTGGATGCTGGTTTGTCATACCCGTGGGCAAGATCATCCCCAAGTTGAGGCGTTTCAGCAAGCGGGTATGCAAATGCTGTTAACCGCAGCGACGGCTCAAGG